The sequence TTTTGAGATTCAGGGTATCTGGGGAGTAACGGATATTTGGAAGAATGGGAACCCCTTTGAGGTTGGGGTTATTCCGCTGAAGAACGTATCTTTAAAAGCTGAAGTTGGACCCATGATGGTAGCCGTGTCTCCTCAGGTGGACGAGAAGAAGAATGCGGCTATTCAATTTATGAAGTACTTAATTTCAGTAGAAGGGCAGGAAAAAGTGCTGGACGGGGAATATAGCATTGAGCATGATACCTATTATCCCTTCAGAACTCCGGTTAGAAAGGATCTAGTACATAGTCGACTGTTTGAGAACAATCCGGTATTTTCAACTTTTCTAGAGGGCTTTAATGATCCTAGTATTGATGTGCCTGTACCCAAGTGGGAGGCGATCAAAAAGGATTTGTATGAAGAAGGCTTGCACCAAGTGATGACGGGTGAACTAAAGATTGATGAATTCCTTCAACAGATGGAGACCAAAGGGAACCAGATATTACTAGAACCTTAGGGGGACTGTGTCAGTGGATACAACAATATTAATTGTGGACGATTCCAAGTCAGATGTAGCTTTAATCAAAATTATGCTGCATGATTATCAGCTGTTATATGCTGCCAATGGGTATGAAGCCATGCAGATGATTGATCATGATCCTTCTATTGAACTAATCGTACTGGATTTGAACATGCCTGTGATGAATGGTTTTGAAGTATTGAATGCTCTGAAACAACCACAATATTCGAAGATTGTCCCCATTATCCTGACTAATCACGATGAGATCGAGAATGAAGTGAAGGGCTTAGCATTAGGTGCAATGGATTTCATACGAAAGCCCTTGAACATGGAAGCCTTGAGAAAACGGATTGAAATCCAGCTTGCCTTAAGAAATTCAAGAGTTATGATGGAGGATTACAATCTGCGCTTGCAGAATGAGGTTGAGATTCGAACCAAAGAGCTTGTCCTAAGCCGAGATATCTCGATTAATGTATTGGTTGGATTATTGGAAGTGAGAAACTTAGAAAGCAGTAATCATACAATAAGAACTCAATACATGGTGAGAAAACTGTGCGAACACTTAAAGCTAAAGGCAGATTATTATGATATTTTCACAGACGAATATATTCAAGAGCTGTTCAGAACAACACCTCTGCATGATATTGGGAAAGTGGGCATACCTGATCATATTCTTTTGAAACCTGGAAAGTTAACTCCTGAGGAATTTGAAATTATGAAAAAACATGTAGACTATGGCGTGGACGCCCTGATGTATAATCTCAAGGGGAATAACGCTCCCAGCTTTATCCGCACAGCTCTTGAAATTATTGGGACACATCATGAAAGATATGATGGTACGGGTTATCCGCATGGACTAAAAGGAGAAGAGATTCCGCTATGTGGCCGCCTGGTCGCTATTGTTGATGTCTACGATGCCTTGGTGCACCCGAGAGTGTATAAGGCAGCATTTTCGCATGAAAAAGCTTTAGAGATTATTAATCAGGAACGTGGTCGTCACTTCGATCCCAACATTGTTGATGCCTTTATGGAAATTCATAACGAAATGCTGAAAATCACTCAAGAATTCGAGCAAACCCCAGAAATTGAGGTTGAATAGGGTGAAAATAACTAAAATCATACTAATTACTTGTTGTTTTCTATTCTTGTTTCCGGCACTGACCCTTCACGGTAGTGCAGCAAAGGTGAATTTATCAGCGGAAGAGAAACAATTTATTGCAGAACATCCAATTATTCATTTAGGTGTGGACCCGCAGTTTGTTCCTTTTGAGTTTATCGATTCAGACGGGACTTATAAGGGAATTGTCCATGATTATATTGAATTAATTAGAGCGAGAACAGGCCTGAACCTGGCCGTTGTGCCTAATTTGACGTGGTCGCAGGCTTATGAAAAGGCTGTTGAGCGAGAAATTGATGTGCTGCCGAGTGTTTCCAAAACAGTGGATCGAGAAAACTACTTTTCATTCTCCATACCTTACTATACCTTCCAAAGGGTAATTATTACTAAAGACGACAACGATGCCATCCAGTCTTTCAACGATTTAAGTAAACAGAGGATAGCCGTACAAGAAAGCAGCTCCCATGATACCTATTTAAAAAGTATTGGTCATACAGAGTTGAGTTTGTACTCTACGGTGGGAGAAGCTTTAGAGGCGGTATCCAATGGTACTGAACAAGCATTCATCGGAAACTTGGCTACAACAGCCTATTTGATCAGGGAGAATGGAATCACCGATCTGAAGGTAGTTAAAATGAATGATCCAGGAGATCAATCGCTTTATTTTGCCGTAAGAAAGGATTGGCCAGAGCTAGTGAGCATTATCAATAAGGGGCTTGCTAGTATTACGTCTGAAGAAAAAATTCAAATCAATAATCAGTGGATCGGAATTGAGAATAAGGTCGATTATAGCAAGTTGATCCAGGTAGTGGTTGTTGCTATTGCCTTTGTGCTGATCGTATTTTGTGTTTCTTGGTATTGGATTAGGAGGTTAAGAAAAGAAATTCGGGAGCGAAAACGGATTCAAGAGGATCTGGTTCTGGCAAAAGAAGAAGCCGAGATTGCCAACAATATTAAATCGAGTTTCTTGGCTCGCATGTCTCATGAAATCAGAACCCCTTTAAACGGGATTACGGGCATGACTTATCTAATGAAAAAAACGGATATTTCTGTCACCCAAAAGTTGTATATGGACAAAATAAGTCATGCCTCCAAAAGTATGGAGGGTATAATTAATGATATTTTGGATTTTGCGAAGATTGAAGCGGATAAAATTGAAATTGAAAGAATTTCCTTTAATTTGGATACCGTTCTTCAGAAGGTGATAAATATCGTTTCCTTCAAGATTGAAGAGCAAGGGATCGACTTTTTTATCGATAAGGATACTGAACTACCGTCTATTTTTTTCGGTGACCCTAAGCGAATTGAACAAATTCTAATCAATATAATTAACAATGCGGTAAAGTTCACTCCAACGGGTCAGGTTTCATTGACGATAAGACTGGTAGCTAAACACTCTGATTTATTTCATATCGAGTTTACCGTTAAAGATACGGGTATTGGAATAGCAGAGGAGCAGATCAAGTATCTATTTGAGCCCTTTAATCAAGCTGATATCTCTATTAATAGACGGTTTGGGGGTACAGGACTAGGTTTGTCTATTGTAAAGAGCCTGCTGGATCGGATGAAGGGCGAAATTAAAGTCTATAGCGCACTTGATGAGGGTTCAACCTTTGTCATTCAGTTAGCATTTGAGGTGGATCGAGAACAAGAATATATAGAGAAGCAGAAAAATAGCTCGCTCTTTATTCAGAAAATAAGAGTGGTCGTGTTAGAGAAAAATCAAACCTATACTCATCTTATGCGACAATATTTAAACTCATTTGGAATCATTTCAGAGTTTACCTTGTCCGAGAAAAAGGTGTTTGAGCTGCTTCAGAGCACAACGGATCATGAAGCCAAACCCTATGATTTAATCATAGTAGATTATGATACCCCTATGTTCAAAGGGATTGAATTTATACAGAAGATTAACCAAGATCCAACCATTCTCATAAAGCCAAAGTTTATATTAATGTTTCCACTGGCTAGGGAGGATCTATTCGATAAATTAGCGGAATTTTCGATTGACCTCGGCATAACCAAGCCGATTATTCCTTCTGTTCTTTATAATGGTATTTTAGAAATATTTAAGGATAAAATCATGGATGAGCATGAATTTACAATTATAGAAGAACAAGCGCAAGTCCTGAAAGCGAAGCCCAATCATCATATTTTGGTTGTGGAAGACAACAAAACAAATCAATTTATTGCCCAATCGATCTTGGAGCAAGCGGGGTTTAATGTATATTTAGCCGATGATGGCAAAGAGGGATTCGAATTTTTTGTAGAGCATGCCGATAAGATCGATTTAATCTTAATGGATTTACATATGCCGGTCCTGGACGGGTATGAGGCGACACGATTAATTCGAAGAGAGAATCAGACTCTTCCTATCATTGCCATGACAGCGGATGCGATAACAGGGGTGGAAGAGAAGTGCAGAATAGCGGGCATAACCGGCTTTGTGAGTAAACCCTTTGAACCGGATCTTTTAGTAGCAAGATTGAAGGAGATTCTAGGCACTTTACCCAACAATGCAGAAAAAGGTGGAGAGGAAACAGTGGACAAACCGATATTGGATGTAGCTTATGGAATGATTCTGGTGGGTCATAGAGAGGAATTATATAGATCAGTATTACGTACCTATATAAATGAGAATGAACATGTCGCTACTCAATTACAGGAAAGCTTACAAGTTAAAGACTATTCACAAGCTAAACAAATCGTTCATAAGATCATGGGCAGCTCTGGAAATATTGGCGCAAAAAAAATGTATGAAGTGGCTTCCGCATTACAAAAAGCTATTGTGGAGCAAAGTGAAAGCGAAATCCAGTATCTGCACCCTTTATTTAATAGTGCATTGAGCGAATTATTACAAGAGATGGATGGGTATATTAGGGCGTCCATTGATCGTGAATAATGCCTACGAGAGCATGATCCTCGCCGATTTTCTCAAAGACAAGGCGTAGACTGCGCCAGTCCATGCCTTCATTAAGCGGATCAATACCATCGATATGGTATTCAACGAAATCGTAGCTGTCCTCTGGATACACTTCATTCAAGTTATTGATTGTCGTGCCTTGTCCGAGTCCCTTATTTAACGCGATCTTGGCATCCTGGAAAAAGTCAGCATCGTAGACGAATTGTTTATAATATTGTGCAAAGGTCATCTCGATTAAATCACCCGAGCCCGCAAACGTTCGCCATACACGCTTCGTAGAATCCGCCATTAACCCTTCAAGCTCTTCCCGTGTAAACACGAGGTCAGTCAACGTGTCAACGTAAGCATAGGGAGAGAAGCGGACTCCTTTCTGCGGATGTGCCCAAGCTGCGAGCGTCTTCATATTGCCATCCTTAATCGCCCTCATGACCGTAGTGGCTGCTTCCAGCGCTGTAGGGGGCATTCCTTCTTCTATAGGCTGTTCAGTCGAGCCTGGTGTTTGGGCAACAACCGCTGTTGGTTCAGATGTGGCTATTTCTTGTGTCTGGCTTGGTGTTTGGCTTGGTGTTTGTTGCGGCTTTGTTGCCGCATTGGGCGCTCTATTACAGGCCGTGAGCAGGAATATTACGGAGATCAGGATGATCCATCTCTTATTTTTTGTGGTGTACATAGGCACGCTCCTTTCTTATACTTTCACCTTTTCAGACGTACATTAAACATGAAATGTTGCAAGGTCCAACCTTCCATGGCCTGAAGGGAAATAGCACAAAGCCCGCCTCAGACTAACCTGAGAACGGGCTTTCATATCCTATGGAAATGAAAGCCAGGCATGCTCTGCCCTCCTTCATAACTTGTCTTGTAGAAATTCTTTGATCTTCTCTATTGTAGCTGCCGGTTCAATATTTTGCAGCAGATACTCCGACTCTTTTTTATAGATCACTTGTTCCGTATAATTATGCAGATATTCTTCTACAAGCTCGTCCGGAGCTTCTTCCCGCTCGAGTCGAAGCCGAATATCGTCTTTGGTGACGTACAGGAAGATCCGAATGGCCTTATTTCCATAATGCTTCCGAAAGGCTTGCGCTCCTTCTCGGTTTACAACAACAATGGCTGATGGAGACAGTTCCTCCTCCGAAATTCCATAGTTGCCCCGCTCCAAATGTACAGTCTGGAAGAATACGTGCTTCTCCGCCATACTCTGAAATTGGTCCGTGGAGATGAAATGATAATGTACTCCGTCTTGTTCGTGGGGCCGAATGGCACGGGTTGTGTACGGAAGAATGTAGGGAATCCCCAGATCCGCACTTAGTTTTTTAGCCATCCCTTTGCGGCCCGAGCCGCTCGTTCCGGTAATCACGATCACCTTGAGTTTTGTAGCTTCGTTGTGTTCTGTTTCGAAGACCGCGTTATCCGGCTCCTGTTTGATCGCTAATGTTTTGGATGATTTTAGCCAGTTCCACATCGCTTCTCCCGTACGCTTGTCAGGAAGATTCCTGCCGTACGGGACTCACCTCCTCTACAAGCTAGCTTCTTACTAATTCGACAGGAATCAACAAAATCCCTGCGCAGCGAAGGAAGTAAGGTGAACAATGGGTAGGAGGTCTATCTAAGGGATTTTAGGCTAGTTGGTACGTTTTCGTATCCTCCCAGCTGTTCAATAATTGCTCCAAATTCTCAGCCGCTATCGGCTTGCTGAACAAATAGCCCTGAATTTTATCACAGCCCTGCTCCTGCAAATACTCCAGCTGTTCCTTAGATTCCACACCCTCGGCAATTACGGTCATATTCATTCGCTTGCCAATCATAATAATCTGCTCCACTAGTGTTGCTTGATTGTCTTTTGCGGGAATCGAATCAATAAAGGACTTGTCTATTTTTAAAGTGGAGATTGGCAAATGGGTCAGATAGCTAAGTGAAGAATAACCAGTTCCGAAATCGTCCAGCGCAATCTTAATGTTGTGATCTCTAAGTTGATTCAATTTAGTACTGACATGACTATAGGATTCGACTAATATCGTTTCTGTTATTTCCAATTCAAGGTGCTCAGGCGCAAGATCGAAGAGTTGCAGCGTATCCATGACCAGTGTATTAAAATCAGATTGCAGTAGCTGCAGCATCGAAATATTAACGGACATAGTTAAGTGCTCGAAGCCCTGTTCATGAAGATGTTTCAGAAACTTGCAGGCTTCGACGAGAACCCAGGTTCCCAACGGGATAATCAAATGGGAAGCTTCAGCGACTTTGATGAATTTGAGTGGAGGGATGTACCCCAAATCCGGGCAATTCCAGCGTAAGAGAGCTTCCAGACCCGTCACTTGGTTGGATTCCAAATCTACCTGAGGCTGATAAAAGAGCTCGAACTCATCCTGTTCCATGGCTGCATATAAGCGATGTTCAATCTCCATCCTTTCGGAGAAGGACTCTTTCAAATGATAATCAAAGACAACAAAGCTATCTTTTCCGGCTTCTTTCGCTTTGTACATTGCAATATCTGCACGTTTAACTAACTCCATAATCTCTCTTCCGTGATGTGGATAAATGCTGATTCCAATACTGATGCTAATATGTAGTAGACTGTTGTCTATCTCAATGACCTCTTTAAATCCGGCAAGAACTTGGCCGGCAAACCTGTCTATATCTGTTCTATCCTTCAGGGGACGCATGAGAATAATAAATTCATCGCCACCAAAGCGATATAGCACACCCGCTTGTCCCACGATGGAGAGCAGTCGTTCACTGGTCTTCACAATTAGACGGTCACCAAAGCTATGCCCCATCGTATCGTTGATATATTTAAAGTTATCAATATCAATTAGCATTAAGATCGCATTATGGCTTGAATCCGCAAGTGTTGTTTCAACCTCAGTTGCATAGAGAGCCCGCTTATTAGGTAGTTCTGTCAGAACATCGTGATAGGTCAAGTGCTGCAGCTTGTCCTCCATTTTCTTAACACGCTTGAGAGAGCGCAGCGAAAGAACAAAGATGAGGAGGGCTGTAATGAGCACAAAGGACCCTCCTTTAAACATACTAATGTTAGTAATTACTTTTATATCAGCTGAATATGCGCCTAAACCTTTATCGCTGAGTAAGATCCATAACCAGCCAGCAGTTAAATAAACAGCGGAAATTTTGCAGGCTCCCCAAAGTGGCTTAGAGGAAAACATGAGTATTCCTCCTTCTTATTTGAGTAACCCTAGCTCATGTAGAACAAGAATGAACTTATCTGTATTAATAGGTTTGGCAGCGTAAGCTTCGCATCCATATTCAAAGGATTGCTTAACATTATCTGCTTCTGCTAAGGCCGTGGTCATGATAACTTTGAGGCGATTCTCCGGACTGAATCCTTTTTGTGTCTCATAATCACGAATTACCTTAAGTACCTTCACACCATCTACCCGTGGCATCATAATATCCAGACACAATAGATCATAAGGGGCATTATCTTTCAGGGATAACAGGTACGCATCCAGCGCTTCCAAGCCATCCACAACAGTATCCACTTCCCCATAGGGGGCGAGGAACTTACTTAAAAATTTACGACTAACCAAATCATCTTCTGCAATTAGAATCTTCATCAATCCATCATTCCTTCTTGGTCTAATGATAATACCGAGCATACTCCAGCTGAGCTTGACTAACAAACCCTAATACCTCATCTATTTTCCCTCGTCGGGCCGCTAATTCAATCCGGAAAAAGGTTGCTTTAAGCTCTTCGTTTCCTAACAGAATACACTGATTTTTGATGCAATGAGCCAAATCTTCTATTTGGGTTAACTCAGGGGCCTGTACAATCAGCTCCAGTTCCTCGATACAGCGCTGTAATTCAAGAAGTGCTTCACCATCATTCATCATTTTGGGCGACAGATTTGCTTCGGCTAGGATTAACTCTCCGTCAGCAGAGATCTTTATGGTGGGGCCGGTCCATTTTTCCAGAGATAGCTGCAATTCTTCCATGCGAATCGGTTTGGGAATATAATCATCCATCCCTGCGGATAAGCATTTTTCACGGTCGCCATGTAATGCATAGGCGGTTATGGCGATAATCGGAGTATGGTGAACAGGGCCCTCCGATTGTCTTATCTTGCGAGTCACTTCAATACCATCCATAAGTGGCATTTGGACATCCATAAGGATTAAATCATAGTTCTTGTGTTCTAGATGCTTCAAGACTTCTATCCCATTCTCTGCGATTTCAACTTGATAGTTAAGGGATTTTAGCATTCGTGTTAAGACCAGCCGGTTTACAGGATCATCCTCGGCAACCAGAATAGATAATGAGTTGTGCGGAACGGTTAAGGCGGGCAACCTCGGCTGTTCAACAACAACGGAGAGAGCTGATTTGAACTGTATTGTAAAGAGAAAAGCACTGCCCTGCCCCTTAACACTTTCCACCCAAATGTGCCCGCCCATATTCTCGACAAGCTGCTTGGAGATAGCCAGGCCTAACCCTGTGCCACCATACCTTCTAGTTATAGAACTATCGACCTGACTGAATGTCTTGAACAGCTCTGTTTGTTCATGCTCAGCAATGCCGATACCTGTATCGGTTACTATAAACAACAGCGTTAATGAATCGCCCTGTACTTCCTGGCATTTTACGGAAAGAGAAATACGGCCATTATCCGTAAACTTAATCGCATTGTTCAGCAGATTATTCAGTACTTGCTGCAAGCGGTTTGGGTCCCCGTTCACAAAGGTGGGCACCTCAGAAGAAAAGGTATAATCAAAATTCAACCGTTTGGCGTGGGCCGTAGGAGAAAGCGACTTGATAATCTTTTCGATTAACTCTCTAAGTGAGAAATTGATCTGGTCGATTCGCATTTTACCTACTTCCAGCTTTGAATAATCGAGCACATCATTAATTAATACAAGGAGAGCGTTGGCACAAGACTTTGCCGCATGCAGATTCTCTGCTTGTTCATCATTTATCGGGGTAAGGAGAGTGAGATCGATCATCCCGATCATTCCATTTAGAGGTGTGCGGATTTCGTGACTCATGTTAGCCAAAAACTCACTTTTGGCCTTATTGGCCCGTTCGGCTTCATCACGAGTTACTTTCAACTCGTTTTCAACTTTTGTTCTCTCTGTAGTATCTCTCACCATGGAGAGCAGAACCTTTTTGCCCATGAGATTAAAGCAATGCACATTAATCTCAACAGGGATTTCCCTACCTGACTTAGTGACGTGTGCGGAATCATAGGTGAAATGAGCACCTACCTTCAAGGTGTCTCTCATATTTTTTAGCTTATCACGGTAGGACCCACTATTGATATCATAAGGAGACATGCCAATAAGCTCTTCTCTGGAATAACCAAGCCATAAACAAGCTACTTCATTTACATCAATAAAATGGCTGAATTTTGGGCTAGCCTCGATAATCTCATGCAGGAATATAGCCTCTGTGGAGTTATTGAAGAGCTGACGATATTTCTCTTCGCTATCCCGCAGAGCTACCTCGGAATGCTTACGCTCTGTGATATCCCGAATGATGCTCATAATGACTCGCCGACCACCTATGGTAGTGCCTGTTGAGCTCACTTCGACTGGAAACGAGCTGCCATCTTTTTTATGATGGATGGTCTCGTAAAATGCACTTTCCTGCTCTGCCATATTTAACTGGTCTATAATAATCGATTCATCAATACGCAGCTGAAATGCAGTGAGCTCTAGAAATTCCTGTCGGCTATACCCATATTTATGAGTGGCAGCCTCGTTAACATCTAATATTTGTCCTTTGGAATCCACAAAAAGTATCGTATCATGCGCCTCTTCAGACAATATTCTATACTTATCCAATAACTCCTCGGCCTGTTTCCGCTCAGTGATATCGAATACAGCTCCAATGAACCCGAGGAATACTCCATCCATATCATAGAATGGACTACCTGCATCTAAAACCCAACGATATTCGCCATCGTAACGGAGAAGGCGATGCTCATTTTCAAAGGATTGACGTTGTTCAAAGGCTTGCAGATAGGTATTTAAACTGGTGGACCGATCATCCGGATGAATCAGCTCTGCCCAACCAAAGCCAAGCTCCGTGCGTGGTTTGCGGCCTGTGAACTGACTCCATCTTTTATTGATATAATCATATTTCTTGTCTAAGCCTGATCTCCAGACCAGCGTGGGGAATTTCTCGAACATACTCAAGTAATAATCTTTGGCTTGAATCAGTTGTTCTTCTGTCTTTCGCTGTAGAGTAATATCATCCAGGATGACCAGCACCTGCTTCTCCTTCGGGGAGGCCATCGGTACGATGCTGATCTTATACCAATAGTGTTGAGCAATCCCATTCTCTAGCTGAGTATAGGGGATGACGAGATTTAGCCGGGATAAGCCTGTTTGCATGACCTGCCGGATACTTTTATTCAAATCGCAGTTGCCACAGGCAGTTGCCCTGCCACATTCGCTCTCAAAGCTATGGATACAACCCAGATGATCACCAATTCTCATCTTATTAGCCTCACTTAAGGGATTCCGCTTAACAAAATGTTTTGCGGCTGCATTCGCTTGCTTGAGGTTAAGGCTTCCATCTACCAAAATCATCCCAATAGGTGCAGATTCGAAATAAGCCTGGAAATTATTGCGCTCCAAAAGCAATTGATCTTCCATTTTCTTAATGGTTGTAATATCACGGAATACGACCACAGCTCCGGTTACTTGCTCATCAGAGGTCTTAATGAGGGCACAGCTTGCGGATACGTACATTCTTTTCTCTAGCTTATTGATTAGCATGGAATGTTTATGTAGCCCTTTGAAGGGTTCGTTCTGTTGAATTAGTACAATAGGAGAGATGCACGGTTCTTCGGTGAGCCCATTGATAAGCGGGAAGACATGATCAAAAAGGGCTCCAACAGCCTCTAGCATACTCCAACCCGTTAATTGTTCAGCGACAGGGTTCATATAGTTAATACAACCCGCTAAGTCAGTAGTAATGACTCCATCGCCAATACATGCTAATACAGCGGTAATTTGATCTATATTTAATGTGGATGTCGGTAGATCCGTAAGGTTGTTATCCATTATTATCACCATACTTCTGCATCAGATTAATTATCATTGCTGAACCAGCTTGTTAATGAGCTGGGGAATTTGCTGTAATGGAGCTTGTCGTTCTACAGCTCCAACATCGAAAGCAGCCTTAGGCATGCCATAAACAATGGAGGAATGAGCGTCTTGTCCAATCGTTCTTGCACCCTTGCGTCTCATCATCAATAGGCCCTTTGCGCCATCGTATCCCATACCTGTGAGAATGATGCCGATGGCTTTATTTCCTGCTGCTTTAGCTACGGAATCAAATAATACATCCACTGAAGGGCAATGTCCCGTGATTCTTTCCCCTTCATAGATCTCCACTTTGAAGAGATCTCCTATTCTATGGATTCGCATTTGCTGGTCTCCAGGAGCGATTAAGACAGTTCCAGGCAATACATAATCTCCTGTCTGCGCTTCTTTGACAGAAACCTTGCATAGCTGGTTTAAGCGGTCGGCGAACATTCGGGAGAACCCTGAGGGGATGTGCTGTACAATAACTACTCCAGGCACGGTAACCGGAAGGGTTGTTAGAATACTGCTAATGGCTTCAATTCCTCCAGTAGATGCCCCAATGGCAATGATCCGAATAGAAGAAGGAGTC comes from Paenibacillus sp. 19GGS1-52 and encodes:
- a CDS encoding chemotaxis response regulator protein-glutamate methylesterase; protein product: MKKIKVLIVDDSLLFREWLRKGLSNHLSIEVVATAADAFDARDKILAFEPDVMTCDVEMPKMNGLEFIRRLLPQYPIPIIMISTMSHSVFDALKAGAVDFVAKPSNLVAGSANIFFDDLIQKIIVASSIHLEEIRRQQGTIKPIEPGVGTPSSIRIIAIGASTGGIEAISSILTTLPVTVPGVVIVQHIPSGFSRMFADRLNQLCKVSVKEAQTGDYVLPGTVLIAPGDQQMRIHRIGDLFKVEIYEGERITGHCPSVDVLFDSVAKAAGNKAIGIILTGMGYDGAKGLLMMRRKGARTIGQDAHSSIVYGMPKAAFDVGAVERQAPLQQIPQLINKLVQQ